Proteins encoded in a region of the Leptolyngbya subtilissima AS-A7 genome:
- a CDS encoding mechanosensitive ion channel, producing MIDFFSLTLLQVTEPGVQPTNSEPLTGPVESSSRFVQEASGQLGRFLPSLIGAIALLLLGWLIATVAALVVRSLLRRTDLDNRLANWALGRSPDQSIPIEKWVSTLVYWVIFLFAIVASLNALNLAGVSAPLNNFLDQIFLYIPRIGGALLLLGVAWLAATLVRSLVVNGLGRFNLDDRLAQQTGMDQGSSPVVLNETIGNVLYWFILLLFIPLILSALQLPGLLAPVEGLINSFLQAIPRIVTAGIVLAIGWVIARIVRGVVTNLLLAAGVDQLGRRMGLQSSATGGVSLASLAGTLAYVLVLIPAVVAALNELDIEAISAPAIGMLEQILTAIPQVIMAGVVIAAAYFVGRFVADLVTSLLRGAGFDNILGILGLPELNLGTGATVQSGLDAEGRPMAMVQTPSRTPSEIVGIITLVAIVLFGAVTATEILNFAGLTEIVRAILRIGARVLSGVVVFAVGLYLANLAFRLVNAMGTGQARVLAQAARIAILIFVGAMALQQMGVAPDIVNLAFGLLLGAIAVAIAIAFGLGGRDVAADQLREWLSSFKQRQ from the coding sequence ATGATTGATTTTTTCTCTCTAACACTGCTCCAGGTGACTGAGCCTGGAGTTCAACCTACCAACTCTGAGCCGCTAACTGGCCCTGTGGAGTCTTCCAGCCGCTTTGTGCAAGAGGCTTCTGGGCAACTGGGGCGATTTTTGCCCAGCTTAATTGGGGCGATCGCGCTGCTGCTGCTGGGCTGGCTTATAGCTACAGTGGCAGCCTTGGTGGTGCGCAGTCTACTGCGGCGTACCGACCTGGATAACCGCCTTGCCAACTGGGCTTTGGGTCGCTCGCCGGATCAGTCGATACCCATTGAGAAGTGGGTATCGACCCTCGTGTATTGGGTGATTTTTCTGTTCGCCATTGTGGCGTCGCTCAACGCCCTTAACTTGGCCGGGGTGTCGGCCCCGCTCAACAATTTTCTCGACCAAATCTTTCTCTACATACCCCGCATTGGTGGCGCGCTGCTGCTGCTAGGGGTGGCCTGGCTGGCGGCGACTCTGGTGCGATCGCTCGTTGTCAATGGCCTAGGTCGATTCAACTTAGATGACCGCCTGGCCCAGCAGACTGGCATGGACCAAGGCAGTTCCCCGGTCGTGCTGAATGAAACCATCGGCAACGTGCTGTACTGGTTTATTCTGCTGCTATTTATTCCGCTAATTTTGAGCGCCCTGCAGCTGCCCGGGCTGCTGGCTCCGGTGGAAGGGTTAATTAATTCTTTCCTCCAAGCTATTCCCCGCATTGTCACCGCTGGAATTGTCCTAGCTATTGGCTGGGTGATTGCTCGGATTGTGCGCGGCGTGGTGACCAATCTGCTGCTGGCTGCTGGGGTCGACCAGCTGGGTCGCCGAATGGGGCTGCAAAGCAGCGCGACAGGGGGTGTTTCCCTCGCCAGTCTAGCTGGCACCTTAGCCTACGTGCTGGTGCTCATCCCCGCTGTGGTAGCCGCCCTCAACGAGCTTGATATTGAGGCTATTTCGGCTCCCGCCATTGGGATGCTGGAGCAGATTTTGACCGCGATTCCTCAAGTGATTATGGCTGGGGTTGTGATTGCCGCTGCCTACTTTGTAGGGCGCTTTGTGGCTGACCTGGTCACGAGCTTGCTGCGGGGAGCTGGGTTTGACAACATATTGGGCATTTTGGGGCTACCAGAGTTAAATCTGGGCACAGGAGCTACGGTACAGTCTGGGCTCGACGCCGAAGGCCGTCCCATGGCTATGGTGCAGACCCCAAGCCGCACCCCTTCGGAGATCGTTGGCATTATCACCCTGGTGGCGATCGTGCTGTTTGGGGCCGTGACCGCCACAGAAATTCTCAATTTCGCCGGTCTAACGGAGATTGTGCGGGCAATTCTGCGCATTGGAGCCCGGGTGCTCAGTGGCGTAGTGGTATTTGCGGTAGGCCTCTACCTGGCCAATTTGGCCTTTCGCCTGGTCAACGCCATGGGCACTGGACAGGCAAGGGTACTGGCCCAAGCGGCTCGCATCGCCATCTTGATTTTTGTAGGAGCTATGGCCCTACAGCAGATGGGAGTGGCTCCTGACATCGTCAACTTAGCCTTTGGGCTACTGCTGGGTGCGATCGCAGTGGCGATCGCGATCGCCTTCGGTCTGGGTGGGCGCGACGTTGCCGCTGACCAGCTGCGGGAGTGGCTATCTTCCTTTAAACAACGCCAATAA
- the ppk1 gene encoding polyphosphate kinase 1, producing the protein MATVERRSSKPEANLSDPQYYISRELSWIEFNRRVLHEGLDERTPLLEALKFLAIFSNNLDEYFMVRVAALKQRIEAQVTRRSPDGRSPQEHLNDISATLRPIVEQQHRAFNTDLRQQMADQGIWLLDYEELSAAQQTYCRDYFEEQVFPVLTPLAVDPGHPFPYISNLSLNLAVVVRDPRTQQPHFARIKVPRVLPRFIPLPEPQGEEPDGKTYRWLGVPLEQIIAANLSALFPGMVVQEHSCFRITRDADLAVEEDEADDLMLAVEQELRKRRWGGSAVRMEIQRDTSGPVRAMLTEELGLAETDVYNVDGLLGLGDLMTFMALPLPNLKAPSWTAAVPPALERLSPPGVDDDDTTLETAEELFSLLRCQEQLVHHPYHSFSATVQRFITQAAHDPQVLAIKMTLYRTSGDSPIVSSLISAAENGKQVTVLVEIKARFDEENNINWARKLEQSGVHVVYGLVGLKTHCKVTLVVRREGQHIRRYYHIGTGNYNPKTARIYTDLGLLSAREDVGADISDIFNYLTGYSRQQVYRQLLVAPLTLRQRLVSLIEHEIACQKKGKGGRIIVKMNSLVDPDLIALLYQASQAGVSIDLIVRGICCLRPGVPGVSDNIRVISIVGQFLEHSRILYFQQGGEEVVLLGSADWMPRNLDRRVEVMAPVTDPALQAELKAVLNLCLEDNRQAWDLATDGSYRQRRPREDEKIRSVQEQLMANAGKSLAG; encoded by the coding sequence ATGGCCACGGTAGAGCGGCGCAGTAGCAAACCAGAGGCCAATCTCAGCGACCCTCAGTACTACATTAGCCGCGAGCTGAGCTGGATAGAGTTCAACCGGCGGGTGCTCCACGAAGGACTAGACGAGCGCACTCCACTGTTAGAAGCGCTGAAGTTTTTAGCAATTTTTAGCAACAACCTAGACGAATACTTTATGGTGCGGGTAGCGGCCCTCAAGCAGCGGATCGAGGCCCAGGTCACCCGGCGATCGCCCGATGGGCGATCGCCCCAGGAGCACCTCAACGATATCAGCGCCACGCTGCGCCCTATTGTCGAACAGCAGCATCGGGCCTTCAACACTGACTTGAGGCAGCAGATGGCCGACCAGGGGATTTGGCTACTCGACTATGAAGAGCTGTCAGCGGCCCAGCAAACCTACTGCCGCGACTACTTTGAAGAGCAAGTTTTCCCGGTTTTAACCCCCTTGGCCGTCGATCCAGGACATCCATTTCCGTACATTTCGAACCTCAGCCTAAACCTGGCCGTTGTGGTGAGAGACCCTCGTACCCAACAGCCTCACTTTGCCCGAATTAAAGTCCCTCGAGTGCTACCCCGGTTTATTCCCTTACCAGAACCCCAGGGTGAAGAACCCGACGGCAAAACCTATCGCTGGTTGGGGGTACCCCTCGAACAGATCATTGCCGCCAATCTGTCCGCGCTTTTCCCAGGCATGGTGGTGCAGGAACACTCCTGCTTTCGCATTACCCGCGACGCCGATCTGGCCGTCGAGGAAGACGAAGCCGACGATTTGATGCTCGCCGTTGAACAAGAACTGCGTAAGCGTCGCTGGGGCGGCTCGGCGGTACGCATGGAAATTCAGCGGGACACCTCAGGCCCGGTGCGCGCGATGCTGACAGAAGAACTGGGCCTGGCCGAAACCGATGTGTACAACGTCGACGGGTTGCTGGGGCTAGGAGATCTCATGACCTTCATGGCTCTTCCCCTGCCCAACCTTAAAGCCCCCAGTTGGACAGCCGCTGTGCCTCCTGCCCTAGAGCGCCTCAGCCCGCCAGGGGTCGATGACGACGACACGACCCTTGAAACCGCCGAAGAGCTATTCTCGCTGCTGCGGTGTCAAGAGCAGCTTGTCCACCATCCCTATCACTCGTTTTCAGCGACGGTGCAACGATTTATCACTCAGGCAGCCCACGACCCCCAAGTGCTGGCCATCAAGATGACGTTGTACCGGACCTCCGGCGATTCTCCCATTGTCAGCTCCCTGATTTCTGCCGCAGAAAACGGTAAACAGGTGACTGTCTTGGTCGAAATCAAGGCCCGCTTTGACGAAGAAAATAACATCAACTGGGCCCGCAAGCTTGAACAGTCAGGCGTGCACGTGGTCTATGGCCTGGTGGGCCTCAAAACCCACTGCAAAGTCACGCTGGTGGTGCGCCGGGAGGGACAGCACATCCGTCGGTACTATCACATCGGCACCGGCAACTACAATCCCAAAACCGCCAGGATCTACACTGACCTCGGTTTACTCAGCGCCCGAGAGGATGTAGGGGCCGACATCTCTGACATATTCAACTATCTCACTGGCTATTCTCGCCAGCAGGTCTACCGACAGCTGCTCGTTGCCCCCCTCACCCTGCGCCAGCGATTAGTGAGCCTGATCGAGCATGAAATAGCCTGCCAAAAAAAGGGCAAGGGGGGCCGCATCATCGTCAAGATGAATTCTCTGGTAGACCCAGATTTAATTGCGCTACTCTATCAGGCGTCCCAGGCAGGGGTCTCAATCGATTTGATTGTGCGAGGCATCTGCTGCCTGCGGCCAGGGGTGCCGGGGGTGAGCGACAATATTCGCGTCATCAGCATCGTAGGGCAGTTCCTAGAGCACTCTCGCATTTTGTATTTTCAGCAGGGGGGAGAGGAGGTTGTGCTGCTGGGCAGCGCCGACTGGATGCCGCGCAACCTCGATCGCCGCGTGGAGGTGATGGCGCCCGTTACTGACCCAGCGCTGCAAGCAGAGCTCAAGGCCGTGCTCAACCTGTGCCTAGAAGACAACCGGCAGGCTTGGGATTTGGCGACCGACGGCAGCTACCGCCAGCGTCGCCCTAGGGAAGACGAGAAAATCCGCAGTGTTCAGGAGCAGCTAATGGCCAACGCGGGCAAATCTTTAGCGGGGTGA
- a CDS encoding CPBP family intramembrane glutamic endopeptidase, whose product MNKLSGVKLPWAKLAHYPPLVRVVVFLLIVVVLWLPFALPLYGLAARSLLPGGDLFPTALLYVVFLLVLPRWERAVHAETQPWTKIGFAGRRELGQGMATGALIGAVSLALLAVVQLALGWAVLDADGARGVSLLQTALIGALAATAVGWSEEVLFRGWLLRELEQSWSPGIALGATSLIFAIAHFIKPLDAILALLPQLAGLLLLGLVLGWARRIPVGLNKTGLGHPVGLHAGLVWGYYLLEVGNLLQPTGVVPDWVTGLNGNPLAGLLGLTLLSGLGVVVFRWSHSPR is encoded by the coding sequence ATGAATAAGCTGTCTGGGGTTAAGCTGCCCTGGGCTAAGCTGGCCCACTACCCACCACTGGTGCGAGTAGTGGTCTTTTTGCTAATTGTGGTGGTGCTCTGGTTGCCCTTTGCTTTGCCGCTTTATGGCTTAGCTGCGCGTAGCCTGCTGCCGGGGGGCGATTTATTTCCTACTGCTTTGCTTTACGTTGTCTTTTTGCTGGTGCTGCCGCGCTGGGAACGGGCGGTGCACGCTGAAACGCAGCCTTGGACCAAAATTGGGTTTGCCGGCCGCCGAGAATTGGGCCAGGGCATGGCAACAGGTGCTTTGATCGGAGCAGTGAGCCTGGCACTACTGGCGGTAGTGCAGCTGGCTTTAGGCTGGGCCGTGCTGGACGCGGATGGTGCGCGGGGTGTCAGTCTGTTGCAAACAGCTCTAATTGGAGCTCTGGCTGCTACCGCTGTCGGTTGGTCGGAGGAGGTGTTGTTTCGAGGCTGGCTGCTGCGGGAGTTGGAGCAGAGTTGGTCGCCAGGTATAGCTTTGGGGGCAACTAGCCTAATTTTTGCGATCGCCCACTTCATCAAGCCCCTCGATGCGATTTTGGCCCTGCTGCCTCAGCTAGCAGGGCTTTTGCTGTTGGGTCTGGTGCTGGGCTGGGCCCGCCGAATACCCGTAGGACTCAACAAAACTGGGTTGGGCCATCCAGTAGGTCTCCACGCTGGTCTGGTGTGGGGCTACTATTTGCTTGAGGTGGGTAACTTACTTCAGCCCACTGGTGTCGTCCCCGACTGGGTAACTGGTTTGAACGGCAATCCCCTGGCCGGGCTACTGGGGCTAACGCTGCTGTCAGGGTTGGGGGTGGTAGTATTTCGCTGGAGTCATTCACCCCGCTAA
- the clpS gene encoding ATP-dependent Clp protease adapter ClpS — translation MSVETIERTTTSTVRKPAPRYRVLLHNDAFNSMEHVVESLLKVVPSLTMPQAVDIMMQAHTAGVALVITCALEHAEFYSEGLCNLGLTSTIEPDE, via the coding sequence GTGTCAGTTGAAACCATCGAGCGGACTACGACATCTACAGTGCGCAAGCCTGCGCCCCGCTACCGAGTGTTGCTTCACAACGACGCCTTCAACTCAATGGAGCATGTGGTGGAGTCACTGCTAAAGGTGGTGCCCAGTTTGACGATGCCTCAGGCTGTTGACATCATGATGCAGGCCCACACCGCTGGGGTAGCTTTGGTGATTACCTGTGCCCTCGAACATGCTGAGTTTTATAGCGAAGGACTGTGCAACCTAGGACTGACTAGCACTATCGAGCCAGATGAATAA
- a CDS encoding SRPBCC family protein, which produces MSTRRVIEHSISITASASQVEQCLTRQDLMHRWLNPALRCDPIGDWSTDLGAKSRFVIQVPLWQPALISTVVERQPGLIVWAFEGFFEGRDHWECTPEPAGTRLLNRFEFEIPNPIVQAGFNWFAASLTQRDMAAQLRRLKQVAETQTNRC; this is translated from the coding sequence ATGTCTACTCGCCGCGTCATTGAGCACAGCATTTCCATCACCGCTAGCGCCAGCCAGGTCGAACAGTGTTTAACTCGCCAAGACCTGATGCACCGCTGGCTCAACCCGGCCCTACGTTGCGACCCCATCGGCGACTGGAGCACCGATCTGGGAGCCAAAAGCCGATTTGTGATTCAGGTGCCGCTATGGCAGCCTGCGTTGATCAGTACCGTAGTTGAGCGTCAACCAGGGCTGATTGTGTGGGCGTTTGAAGGATTTTTTGAGGGGCGCGATCACTGGGAATGCACCCCCGAACCAGCAGGCACCCGACTGCTAAATCGGTTTGAGTTTGAGATTCCTAACCCCATCGTACAAGCTGGATTTAACTGGTTTGCCGCCAGCTTGACTCAGCGAGACATGGCGGCTCAGCTGCGCCGCCTAAAACAGGTGGCTGAAACCCAGACCAATCGATGCTGA
- a CDS encoding RNA recognition motif domain-containing protein: MSIRLYVGNLSKDLERQEFENVFADFNDDLVSVKLIADKKTGKCRGFGFVTVKTDEKADEIVEKLNGQMLAELPIKIEKALPRTKPEGEGEARPSGGESTGKRPAKSNTRKASTSATAATSSASVQPDPRWAGELEKLKQMLATQTTSS; encoded by the coding sequence ATGTCAATTCGCCTTTACGTCGGTAACCTTTCTAAGGATCTAGAGCGGCAGGAGTTTGAAAACGTTTTTGCCGACTTCAACGATGACCTAGTCTCTGTCAAGCTGATTGCCGATAAAAAAACCGGAAAATGTCGGGGATTTGGCTTCGTAACCGTAAAGACCGACGAAAAGGCCGATGAGATTGTTGAAAAACTAAACGGCCAAATGCTCGCGGAATTGCCCATTAAAATTGAAAAGGCGCTACCCCGCACCAAGCCCGAGGGTGAAGGGGAAGCTCGCCCCAGCGGCGGCGAATCAACCGGTAAGCGGCCGGCTAAAAGCAACACTCGCAAGGCCTCTACCTCAGCGACGGCGGCCACCAGCAGTGCCTCTGTTCAGCCTGATCCTCGCTGGGCTGGCGAATTGGAGAAGCTTAAGCAGATGCTGGCGACCCAAACGACCTCTAGCTAG